One window of Medicago truncatula cultivar Jemalong A17 chromosome 2, MtrunA17r5.0-ANR, whole genome shotgun sequence genomic DNA carries:
- the LOC11430327 gene encoding KH domain-containing protein At1g09660/At1g09670 isoform X2 — MGEWIPQSGNNNGSYFQFPPHAPASAPPPPHPPHGHGHGLPPSPIRFSDRERYLAELLAERQKLGPFLQVLPQSTRLLTQEIRRISSAGSGFIMEHDHPDSSTTPFRPPLPQHPITRPMDFDWPHREDNGNIQRMGSFQASPVGWHGPQGIPTTPIVKRVIRLDVPVDKYPNYNFVGRILGPRGNSLKRVEAMTECRVYIRGCGSVKDSIKEEKLKDKPGYEHLKEPLHLLVEAEFPEDIINSRLDHAVAVLENLLKPVDESLDHYKKQQLRELAMINGTLREESPSMSPSMSPSMSPFNSNGMKRAKTGR; from the exons ATGGGAGAGTGGATCCCCCAATCTGGGAATAATAATGGAAGTTATTTCCAATTCCCTCCTCATGCTCCTGCTTctgctcctcctcctcctcatccCCCACATGGTCATGGACATGGACTCCCTCCTTCTCCTATCAGGTTCTCCGATCGCGAAAG ATATTTGGCCGAACTCTTGGCTGAGAGACAAAAGTTGGGACCCTTTTTGCAAGTTCTCCCACAATCTACCCGACTCTTAACTCAGGAAATCAGACGTATCTCATCCGCTGGCAGCGGCTTTATTATGGAACATGACCACCCTGACTCTTCTACCACTCCTTTCAGGCCCCCCTTACCTCAACATCCTATTACCAGGCCTATGGATTTCGACTGGCCCCATAGAGAG GACAATGGGAATATCCAAAGAATGGGATCCTTTCAAGCATCTCCAGTGGGTTGGCATGGGCCACAAGGAATTCCGACGACTCCTATAGTGAAGAGAGTTATCAGGCTTGACGTCCCTGTCGACAAATATCCAAAT TATAATTTTGTTGGTCGAATTCTGGGACCTCGCGGGAACTCGTTGAAAAGAGTGGAAGCCATGACAGAATGTAGGGTTTACATCAGAGGCTGTGGCTCTGTGAAGGATTCGATTAAG GAAGAGAAGCTTAAAGATAAACCTGGGTATGAGCACCTTAAAGAGCCATTGCACTTGTTGGTGGAGGCAGAGTTTCCTGAGGATATAATCAATTCCCGCTTGGACCATGCTGTGGCAGTACTAGAAAATCTTTTGAAGCCTGTG GATGAATCACTTGATCACTACAAGAAGCAGCAATTGAGGGAGTTAGCTATGATCAATGGTACTCTGAGGGAGGAAAGTCCAAGCATGAGCCCTAGTATGAGTCCAAGTATGTCACCTTTCAATAGTAATGGAATGAAACGTGCCAAGACAGGAAGATGA
- the LOC11430327 gene encoding KH domain-containing protein At1g09660/At1g09670 isoform X1 has protein sequence MGEWIPQSGNNNGSYFQFPPHAPASAPPPPHPPHGHGHGLPPSPIRFSDRERYLAELLAERQKLGPFLQVLPQSTRLLTQEIRRISSAGSGFIMEHDHPDSSTTPFRPPLPQHPITRPMDFDWPHREDNGNIQRMGSFQASPVGWHGPQGIPTTPIVKRVIRLDVPVDKYPNQYNFVGRILGPRGNSLKRVEAMTECRVYIRGCGSVKDSIKEEKLKDKPGYEHLKEPLHLLVEAEFPEDIINSRLDHAVAVLENLLKPVDESLDHYKKQQLRELAMINGTLREESPSMSPSMSPSMSPFNSNGMKRAKTGR, from the exons ATGGGAGAGTGGATCCCCCAATCTGGGAATAATAATGGAAGTTATTTCCAATTCCCTCCTCATGCTCCTGCTTctgctcctcctcctcctcatccCCCACATGGTCATGGACATGGACTCCCTCCTTCTCCTATCAGGTTCTCCGATCGCGAAAG ATATTTGGCCGAACTCTTGGCTGAGAGACAAAAGTTGGGACCCTTTTTGCAAGTTCTCCCACAATCTACCCGACTCTTAACTCAGGAAATCAGACGTATCTCATCCGCTGGCAGCGGCTTTATTATGGAACATGACCACCCTGACTCTTCTACCACTCCTTTCAGGCCCCCCTTACCTCAACATCCTATTACCAGGCCTATGGATTTCGACTGGCCCCATAGAGAG GACAATGGGAATATCCAAAGAATGGGATCCTTTCAAGCATCTCCAGTGGGTTGGCATGGGCCACAAGGAATTCCGACGACTCCTATAGTGAAGAGAGTTATCAGGCTTGACGTCCCTGTCGACAAATATCCAAAT CAGTATAATTTTGTTGGTCGAATTCTGGGACCTCGCGGGAACTCGTTGAAAAGAGTGGAAGCCATGACAGAATGTAGGGTTTACATCAGAGGCTGTGGCTCTGTGAAGGATTCGATTAAG GAAGAGAAGCTTAAAGATAAACCTGGGTATGAGCACCTTAAAGAGCCATTGCACTTGTTGGTGGAGGCAGAGTTTCCTGAGGATATAATCAATTCCCGCTTGGACCATGCTGTGGCAGTACTAGAAAATCTTTTGAAGCCTGTG GATGAATCACTTGATCACTACAAGAAGCAGCAATTGAGGGAGTTAGCTATGATCAATGGTACTCTGAGGGAGGAAAGTCCAAGCATGAGCCCTAGTATGAGTCCAAGTATGTCACCTTTCAATAGTAATGGAATGAAACGTGCCAAGACAGGAAGATGA
- the LOC11430328 gene encoding regulator of nonsense transcripts UPF3 isoform X1 has product MSDRTKVVIRHLPPTITQDSLLPLIDSSFAGRYNWFSFHPPKITSHNHTSRAYIDFNTPDDVIDFAHFFNGHLFLNQKGTHFKVTVEYAPSQRVPNHSSKKPEDARDGTIFKDPDYLQFLQQIAKPVENLPSAEIQLDKREAVRKDIPIVTPLMDFVRHKRATKNGPRQQQHRSLSNGKVTRRSLTTSNGSSTSAPSRRGYTKNRLSTTMYVARDPGKSSTVQDKSTYILVPRQGDQNPSNKSSNTASSDGNQTFDENGIAGSNDSGKKKLLLLKGNERETITVSDSDSMSQHHTSSTKTILSSTALKQNQRHEGRGRIIKSILTNKDFRQSQSSRAHSERQIQTSNLEREKQSTRPVHVQLILKGTDGAPENRITVHGLHVSSERQERRFRHKDRPDRGVWTSRSNGGGESLSSSASSQVDPLEGGHTELKHDTPSARSGEVKSLGSFRASHSSENGFSKHFGRRGPIYGVKDVDGYSILSEGKHPRKSSTSAYGSNEKQVWVQKASSGT; this is encoded by the exons aTGTCGGATCGTACGAAGGTGGTGATTCGGCACTTGCCTCCAACAATTACACAAGACTCTCTTTTGCCTTTAATCGACTCTTCCTTCGCTGGTCGTTACAATTGGTTCTCTTTTCATCCTCCTAAAATCACAAG CCACAACCATACATCTAGAGCTTACATTGACTTCAATACCCCTGATGACGTTATAGATTTTGCTCACTTCTTCAATGGTCATTTATTCCTCAATCAAAAAGGAACACATTTCAAAGTCACTGTTGAATATGCTCCTTCACAGCGTGTTCCAAACCACTCTTCTAAGAAGCCAGAAGACGCTCGCGATGGTACCATATTTAAAGATCCCGACTATCTccaatttcttcaacaaattgCAAAGCCTGTCGAGAATCTCCCTAGTGCTGAAATACAGTTGGACAAAAGGGAAGCCGTACGGAAAGATATTCCTATAGTCACACCACTTATGGACTTTGTCCGCCACAAAAGAGCTACCAAGAATGGACCTCGG cagcagcagcatagaTCATTGTCTAATGGAAAAGTCACCAGAAGATCTCTCACAACATCAAATGGAAGCTCTACTTCTGCCCCATCTAGACGTGGTTACACAAAGAATAGACTTTCCACCACAATG TATGTTGCAAGGGACCCAGGGAAAAGTTCAACTGTACAAGACAAATCAACTTATATTTTGGTTCCTAGGCAAGGTGatcaaaatccttcaaataAATCTTCAAATACAGCTTCTTCAGATGGAAACCAAACTTTTGATGAGAATG GAATTGCTGGAAGTAATGATTCTGGGAAGAAGAAGTTACTGCTTCTTAAAGGGAATGAAAGAGAAACAATTACT GTATCTGACTCAGATAGCATGTCACAACATCATACATCTTCAACTAAAACAATTCTCAGTTCTACAGCTCTTAAACAGAATCAGCGGCATGAAGGTAGGGGAAGGATTATCAAAAGCATACTCACAAATAAGGATTTTCGACAAAGTCAGTCTTCCAGGGCCCATTCTGAGCGGCAGATCCAAACATCTAATctagaaagagaaaaacaatcCACTCGCCCTGTACATGTGCAATTGATTTTGAAGGGTACTGATGGTGCGCCAGAGAATAGGATTACTGTGCATGGTTTACACGTTTCTAGTGAGAGACAGGAGAGGCGTTTTAGACATAAAGATCGACCTGACCGTGGTGTTTGGACAAGTCGTTCCAATGGAGGTGGTGAATCTCTGTCATCCTCAGCTTCTTCACAAGTAGATCCTTTGGAAG GAGGTCATACTGAGTTGAAACATGACACACCAAGTGCAAGAAGTGGGGAGGTAAAATCTCTTGGAAGTTTCCGTGCCAGTCATTCATCAGAAAATG GTTTCAGTAAGCATTTTGGTCGTCGTGGACCAATATATGGGGTGAAGGATGTTGATGGCTATTCGATTTTGAGTGAGGGGAAGCATCCTAGAAAATCTAGTACCTCTGCTTATGGTTCCAATGAG AAACAAGTTTGGGTCCAAAAAGCAAGTTCTGGGACCTAG
- the LOC11430328 gene encoding regulator of nonsense transcripts UPF3 isoform X2, which produces MSDRTKVVIRHLPPTITQDSLLPLIDSSFAGRYNWFSFHPPKITSHNHTSRAYIDFNTPDDVIDFAHFFNGHLFLNQKGTHFKVTVEYAPSQRVPNHSSKKPEDARDGTIFKDPDYLQFLQQIAKPVENLPSAEIQLDKREAVRKDIPIVTPLMDFVRHKRATKNGPRQQHRSLSNGKVTRRSLTTSNGSSTSAPSRRGYTKNRLSTTMYVARDPGKSSTVQDKSTYILVPRQGDQNPSNKSSNTASSDGNQTFDENGIAGSNDSGKKKLLLLKGNERETITVSDSDSMSQHHTSSTKTILSSTALKQNQRHEGRGRIIKSILTNKDFRQSQSSRAHSERQIQTSNLEREKQSTRPVHVQLILKGTDGAPENRITVHGLHVSSERQERRFRHKDRPDRGVWTSRSNGGGESLSSSASSQVDPLEGGHTELKHDTPSARSGEVKSLGSFRASHSSENGFSKHFGRRGPIYGVKDVDGYSILSEGKHPRKSSTSAYGSNEKQVWVQKASSGT; this is translated from the exons aTGTCGGATCGTACGAAGGTGGTGATTCGGCACTTGCCTCCAACAATTACACAAGACTCTCTTTTGCCTTTAATCGACTCTTCCTTCGCTGGTCGTTACAATTGGTTCTCTTTTCATCCTCCTAAAATCACAAG CCACAACCATACATCTAGAGCTTACATTGACTTCAATACCCCTGATGACGTTATAGATTTTGCTCACTTCTTCAATGGTCATTTATTCCTCAATCAAAAAGGAACACATTTCAAAGTCACTGTTGAATATGCTCCTTCACAGCGTGTTCCAAACCACTCTTCTAAGAAGCCAGAAGACGCTCGCGATGGTACCATATTTAAAGATCCCGACTATCTccaatttcttcaacaaattgCAAAGCCTGTCGAGAATCTCCCTAGTGCTGAAATACAGTTGGACAAAAGGGAAGCCGTACGGAAAGATATTCCTATAGTCACACCACTTATGGACTTTGTCCGCCACAAAAGAGCTACCAAGAATGGACCTCGG cagcagcatagaTCATTGTCTAATGGAAAAGTCACCAGAAGATCTCTCACAACATCAAATGGAAGCTCTACTTCTGCCCCATCTAGACGTGGTTACACAAAGAATAGACTTTCCACCACAATG TATGTTGCAAGGGACCCAGGGAAAAGTTCAACTGTACAAGACAAATCAACTTATATTTTGGTTCCTAGGCAAGGTGatcaaaatccttcaaataAATCTTCAAATACAGCTTCTTCAGATGGAAACCAAACTTTTGATGAGAATG GAATTGCTGGAAGTAATGATTCTGGGAAGAAGAAGTTACTGCTTCTTAAAGGGAATGAAAGAGAAACAATTACT GTATCTGACTCAGATAGCATGTCACAACATCATACATCTTCAACTAAAACAATTCTCAGTTCTACAGCTCTTAAACAGAATCAGCGGCATGAAGGTAGGGGAAGGATTATCAAAAGCATACTCACAAATAAGGATTTTCGACAAAGTCAGTCTTCCAGGGCCCATTCTGAGCGGCAGATCCAAACATCTAATctagaaagagaaaaacaatcCACTCGCCCTGTACATGTGCAATTGATTTTGAAGGGTACTGATGGTGCGCCAGAGAATAGGATTACTGTGCATGGTTTACACGTTTCTAGTGAGAGACAGGAGAGGCGTTTTAGACATAAAGATCGACCTGACCGTGGTGTTTGGACAAGTCGTTCCAATGGAGGTGGTGAATCTCTGTCATCCTCAGCTTCTTCACAAGTAGATCCTTTGGAAG GAGGTCATACTGAGTTGAAACATGACACACCAAGTGCAAGAAGTGGGGAGGTAAAATCTCTTGGAAGTTTCCGTGCCAGTCATTCATCAGAAAATG GTTTCAGTAAGCATTTTGGTCGTCGTGGACCAATATATGGGGTGAAGGATGTTGATGGCTATTCGATTTTGAGTGAGGGGAAGCATCCTAGAAAATCTAGTACCTCTGCTTATGGTTCCAATGAG AAACAAGTTTGGGTCCAAAAAGCAAGTTCTGGGACCTAG